A section of the Candidatus Nezhaarchaeota archaeon genome encodes:
- the trm14 gene encoding tRNA (guanine(6)-N2)-methyltransferase — translation MLFFATTNRGLEDVAVRELREMSVEARAEIGKVVFQAELKDAIKLNLSSRTLHRIVLSLLRSEVEGLEDTYREVSSIDFTGLIDRNQSFAVRAERVGEHNFTSIDLASKVGQAIIDSYRQACGHRLRVDLKNPDVVIICILKGRELTVGIDLTGGSLHMRNYRVYDHPAALKTTIAASMVMLSGWRGDGALLDPMCGGGTIPIEAALIARRTPPGIFRRSFAYRKLVFIDTRVEEEISEELVKQASIGVYPVYGLDCFLKHIEGAKRNAASAGVADTVSFKVGDVFRLEKYVECRPEVVVTNPPYGLRSGPPPKRIKDFYLKMLKGMRAARASRALVITASRSKLIEAAKEEGVEVEETRPVMHGRLQAYILTMRL, via the coding sequence TTGTTATTCTTCGCCACTACGAATAGGGGGCTTGAGGACGTAGCTGTACGTGAATTAAGGGAGATGAGTGTAGAAGCGCGGGCTGAAATAGGCAAGGTAGTTTTTCAAGCTGAGCTGAAGGACGCTATAAAGCTGAACTTATCCTCAAGAACTCTACATAGGATAGTCCTCAGCCTGCTTAGATCTGAGGTTGAGGGGCTTGAGGATACCTACAGAGAGGTTAGCTCTATCGACTTCACCGGGCTGATCGATCGAAACCAGTCGTTCGCCGTAAGGGCTGAAAGGGTCGGGGAGCATAACTTCACTAGCATCGACCTAGCTTCCAAGGTCGGCCAAGCCATCATAGACTCTTATCGACAAGCTTGTGGCCATAGGCTTAGGGTCGACCTTAAGAACCCAGACGTAGTTATTATATGCATACTCAAAGGTAGAGAGCTGACTGTGGGCATCGACTTAACCGGGGGCTCGTTGCATATGCGTAACTACAGGGTCTATGATCACCCGGCTGCGCTTAAGACTACGATAGCTGCCTCCATGGTCATGTTGTCCGGCTGGAGGGGCGATGGGGCTTTGCTAGATCCCATGTGCGGAGGGGGCACGATACCTATCGAGGCGGCTTTAATAGCTCGCCGAACCCCCCCTGGTATTTTTAGGAGGAGCTTCGCCTATAGGAAGCTAGTTTTCATAGACACCAGGGTTGAGGAGGAGATATCTGAGGAGCTTGTTAAGCAAGCGTCAATAGGCGTCTACCCAGTATATGGCCTCGACTGCTTCTTGAAGCATATAGAAGGAGCTAAGCGCAATGCTGCTTCAGCCGGCGTCGCAGACACCGTTAGCTTCAAGGTGGGAGACGTCTTTAGGCTGGAAAAGTACGTGGAATGCAGACCTGAGGTAGTAGTTACTAATCCTCCATACGGCTTACGCTCAGGGCCTCCTCCAAAGAGGATAAAGGACTTCTACCTAAAGATGCTCAAGGGGATGAGAGCAGCGAGGGCCTCTAGGGCCTTGGTCATAACCGCCTCGCGAAGTAAGCTAATCGAGGCAGCGAAGGAGGAGGGTGTAGAAGTCGAGGAAACTAGGCCAGTTATGCACGGTAGGCTTCAAGCCTACATCTTAACGATGAGGCTTTGA